The Asticcacaulis sp. EMRT-3 region TGGTGACGCCGAGGCCTTGCGCATTTTCGGACGCGCTGCCGACGAACTGGCGGCGATGATCGAGGCGATCCGGCAGGCGCTTGACTATCCGTTAGGTGAGGCCGTGCGCGTCTCCTATTCGGGCGGTGTATTCAACAGCGAAGACCTGATCCTTGCGCCTTTAAAGCGCGCGCTGGCCGCCTTTTCCGACCAGTACGACCTGACGCCGCCCCTCCTGTCGCCCGGACTGGGCGCGGCGCTTTATGCGGCGCGGCTGGCGGGCGAACCGCTTGCGCCGGACGCCCTCGACAGGCTACAAAGCCTGGTATGAAAGCCCTTTTGTTCGATATGGACGGCACGCTGGCGGACACCGAACCGCTGCATCTCGACGCCCTGCGCCACATGCTGCGCGAGCATGGCGTCGATCCCGACATGTCCGATTTTCACAGCCGCATTGCCGGTCGCACCAGCGACGCCGTGGCCGCCGTCTTCTTCCCCGATGCGCCGCCTGCCGATCTGCGCGCGCGGGTCAATGCCAAGGAACAACGCTTCCGCGATCTGGCGGCGAATATAGCGCCCGCGCCCGGCCTTCTCGACCTGCTCGACAGGGCCGCGAGGGATGAGATCAAAACCGGCCTCGTCACCAATGCGCCGATGGAAAATGTACGCTTCATGCTCGCGGTGCTCGGTCTTGAAGGCCGCTTTGACACCATCGTGGTGGCCGCCGATCTGCCGCGCGCCAAGCCCGACCCCCTGCCCTATCTGACGGCGCTGGATAAGCTATCGGTGCGGGCCGATGAGGCACTGGCTTTTGAGGATTCTCTGCCCGGCATCCGCTCGGCCACCGGGGCCGGTTTGCGCTGCATCGGCATCAGCACCAGCCTGACGCCAGCGGCCCTGCTGGCAGGCGGCGCGTTTCGGGTCATGGCCAACTTTACGGGCTTCTCGCTGTCGGCGGCGGCCTGACAGGTGACGGTTTTTTGCATTGACATTTGCATCATTTTGTAGCGCATATTATGTAGTGAAGCTACAAAATGGGTGAGGCCGCATGTCCGTACAGAAATTATCCGTCCTGAAAATGTGTGCGGCCCCGCTGGCCATCCTTGCGCTTTTGGGTGCGGGCGCGGCCCACGCCGATGCGCCGGTGCAAGCGTTCGGCAATGCGGACAGCGCCGTGAGCTGGACGCAAACGCAAAACCACCTGACGGATTTTCAGTTCCGCGATAAGCTGAATGGCCGCGATCTGAAAATCGTGTCGCCCTTCACCCTGACGCTCGATCATGGCCCGGCTCTGACGGCTTCGGATCTCATTTTGAGCGCACCTTTGCGCCTTGTCACCGTGGCAGGCGATCCGAAAGCCTCGCGCCTGTCGGACAGCGAAACCCGGCAGGAGGTTGAGGGCACTTTTACCGACACGGAGGGCCGCGTCAGCATCGACTGGCGGCTGGTGCAGCCGCAGGGCGCGAAATATCTGCGCGAAGTCATCACCATCACGGCGCTCAAACAGGACGAGATGATCCCTGAGGTGCGCCTGCTCGACCTGATCGCACCGGGCGCGGAAGTGTCGGGCAAGGTGACCGGCTCGCCCGTCATCGCGGGCCCCGACTATATGATGTTTGAAAACCCGCTGGCCAACAGCCACGCCATTATGGAAGAGGACGAGGCCTGGACGTGGATCGACAATGCTTTGCCGCTGCGCAAGGGGCAAACTATTACCTATTCGGCGGTGATCGGCGTCAGCGCGCCCGGTCAGTTGCGCCGCGATTTCCTGACCTATATCGAGGCCGAACGCGCCCACCCCTACCGCACCTTCCTGCACTATAATTCGTGGTACGACATCGGCTATGACACGCCCTACACCGAGGCCGACGCGCTCGACCGCATCAACGCTTTTGGCGAGGAACTGACCGTCAAGCGCGGCGTCAAGATTGATTCCTTCCTGTTCGACGACGGCTGGGACGATCTCTCCGGCACATGGGCCTTCAGCAAGGCCTTTCCGAACGGTTTTCTGCCGCTGAAGGCCGCCGCCGCGAAATATGGCGCCGCACCCGGCGTCTGGCTGTCGCCGTGGGGCGGCTATAATGTCGCCAAGGACAAGCGCATCGCCAGTGGCAAAAAGCTCGGCTATGAGGTGATCGATGGCGGCTTTGCCCTGTCCGGCCCGAAATATTACGACAACTTCCACAAGGCGACGCTCGATCTGGTCACCCAGCAAGGCGTCAACCAGTTCAAGTTCGACGGCACGGGCAATGCCGACAAGGTCTTTCCCGGCAGCCGTTTCAACAGCGATTTCGATGCCGCCATCCACCTGATCGACGATCTGCGCGCCGCTGAACCAAACCTGTTCATCAATGTGACGACCGGCACCTATCCGTCGCCCGCCTGGTTGCGTTATGCCGACTCGATCTGGCGCGGCGGGCAGGACCACGCCTTTACCGGTGTCGGCACGGCGCGTCAGCGCTGGATCACCTATCGTGACCGCGAGGAATATGAGAATATCGTCATAGGCGGCCCTTTGTTTCCGCTCAATGCCGTCATGCTGCACGGCCTGATCTATGCCCGGCACGCGCTGGGGCTGAACAGCGATCCGGGCCATGACTTTCCTGACGAAGTCCATTCCTATTTCGGGTCGGGCACCGCGCTTCAGGAAATGTATATCACCCCGTCCCTGCTGACGCCCGCCGACTGGGACACGCTGGCGCAGGCCGCCAAATGGTCGCGCGCCAATGCCGATGTTTTGCGCGACACCCACTGGATCGGCGGCGATCCGGGCCGTCTCGATGTCTATGGCTGGGCCGCCTGGGCACCGCGCAAGGGCATTATCACCCTGCGCAATCCATCCGATAAGGCGCAGGATTTCGCGCTCGATATTGGCATAGCGCTGCAATTGCCGAAGGGTGCCGCTGCCACCTACTCCGCCCATAGCCTGTGGGACACGGATCAGGCGGACGCGACGATAAGCGCTGGCCAGCCGGTCACGATCCACCTAGCGCCGTTTGAAGTGCTGACGCTGGAGCTGACGCCACACCCATAAGGCCCCTCACCCGATCACCTT contains the following coding sequences:
- a CDS encoding enterotoxin codes for the protein MSVQKLSVLKMCAAPLAILALLGAGAAHADAPVQAFGNADSAVSWTQTQNHLTDFQFRDKLNGRDLKIVSPFTLTLDHGPALTASDLILSAPLRLVTVAGDPKASRLSDSETRQEVEGTFTDTEGRVSIDWRLVQPQGAKYLREVITITALKQDEMIPEVRLLDLIAPGAEVSGKVTGSPVIAGPDYMMFENPLANSHAIMEEDEAWTWIDNALPLRKGQTITYSAVIGVSAPGQLRRDFLTYIEAERAHPYRTFLHYNSWYDIGYDTPYTEADALDRINAFGEELTVKRGVKIDSFLFDDGWDDLSGTWAFSKAFPNGFLPLKAAAAKYGAAPGVWLSPWGGYNVAKDKRIASGKKLGYEVIDGGFALSGPKYYDNFHKATLDLVTQQGVNQFKFDGTGNADKVFPGSRFNSDFDAAIHLIDDLRAAEPNLFINVTTGTYPSPAWLRYADSIWRGGQDHAFTGVGTARQRWITYRDREEYENIVIGGPLFPLNAVMLHGLIYARHALGLNSDPGHDFPDEVHSYFGSGTALQEMYITPSLLTPADWDTLAQAAKWSRANADVLRDTHWIGGDPGRLDVYGWAAWAPRKGIITLRNPSDKAQDFALDIGIALQLPKGAAATYSAHSLWDTDQADATISAGQPVTIHLAPFEVLTLELTPHP
- a CDS encoding HAD family phosphatase, whose translation is MKALLFDMDGTLADTEPLHLDALRHMLREHGVDPDMSDFHSRIAGRTSDAVAAVFFPDAPPADLRARVNAKEQRFRDLAANIAPAPGLLDLLDRAARDEIKTGLVTNAPMENVRFMLAVLGLEGRFDTIVVAADLPRAKPDPLPYLTALDKLSVRADEALAFEDSLPGIRSATGAGLRCIGISTSLTPAALLAGGAFRVMANFTGFSLSAAA